In Epinephelus moara isolate mb chromosome 9, YSFRI_EMoa_1.0, whole genome shotgun sequence, a genomic segment contains:
- the sec14l7 gene encoding SEC14-like protein 2, with translation MSGRVGDLSPKQAEILTEFRGRIQDILPNLPAQHDHYLLRWLRARSFNVQKAETMIRKHLEFRKKMNIDSIISDWKPPEVIDKYVSGGMCGYDREGSPIWYDVIGPLDPKGLLLSATKQDFMKTKIRHTEMLQRECQRQSEKLGQNVEAITLIYDCEGLGLKHIWKPAIETYGEILTMFEDNYPEGLKRVFLIKAPRMFPMAYNLIKHFLCEETRRKIIVLGSNWQEVLRKHIDPEQLPVVYGGTLTDPDGDPRCRTMIKYGGTVPKSYYVQDSVKVQYDSSVTISRGSVLQLEYDVTAASSLLRWQFASDGADIGFGVYRRTKDGVGQKVAEMLQVLPSERYNAHLVPEDSGLTCSEPGVYVLCFDNSYSILQSKRVSYKVEVLPPPDGQMQSPHSRGHGRLQ, from the exons atgAGCGGACGAGTGGGAGACCTGAGCCCCAAACAGGCTGAGATATTAACTGag TTTCGGGGGAGGATCCAGGACATCCTCCCCAACCTGCCTGCACAGCACGACCACTACCTCCTCCGCTGGCTCCGAG CTCGTAGCTTCAACGTTCAGAAAGCTGAAACTATGATCAGAAAG catcTGGAGTTCAGGAAGAAGATGAACATTGACTCCATCATATCTGACTGGAAACCTCCAGAG GTGATTGACAAGTACGTGTCTGGAGGGATGTGTGGATACGACAGAGAGGGCAGTCCCATCTGGTATGATGTCATCGGCCCTCTGGACCCTAAAGGTCTGTTGCTATCGGCGACCAAACAAGACTTCATGAAGACGAAGATCAGACACACTGAGATGCTGCAGAGGGAGTGTCAGAGGCAGTCGGAGAAG ttGGGGCAGAACGTTGAAGCGATCACTCTGATCTATGACTGTGAAGGACTCGGACTGAAACACATCTGGAAACCTGCCATAGAGACGTACGGAGAG ATCCTCACCATGTTTGAAGACAACTATCCAGAGGGCCTGAAGAGGGTGTTTCTGATCAAAG CTCCGAGAATGTTTCCCATGGCCTACAACCTCatcaaacacttcctgtgtgaggAGACGCGACGGAAGATCATTGTTTTAGGAA GTAACTGGCAGGAAGTGTTACGTAAACACATTGACCCCGAGCAGCTTCCTGTGGTTTACGGAGGAACCCTGACTGATCCTGATGGAGACCCTCGCTGCAGAACCATG atAAAGTACGGCGGCACAGTTCCCAAGTCGTACTACGTTCAGGACTCGGTGAAGGTTCAGTACGACAGCAGCGTGACCATCAGCCGAGGCTCCGTCCTCCAGCTAGaatatgatgtcacagcagccagcagcctcCTGAG GTGGCAGTTTGCCAGCGACGGAGCGGACATCGGGTTCGGAGTGTACAGACGGACCAAAGACGGCGTCGGACAGAAAGTGGCTGAGATGCTGCAGGTTCTGCCCAGCGAACGCTACAATGCACACCTGGTCCCTGAAGACAGCGGCCTCACCTGCTCTGAGCCTGGAGTct ACGTGCTGTGTTTCGATAACAGCTACAGCATCCTGCAGTCCAAGAGGGTGAGCTACAAAGTCGAGGTTCTTCCTCCGCCGGACGGACAGATGCAGAGTCCACACAGCCGAGGACATGGCAGGCTGCAGTGA